The nucleotide sequence AACTAGCTTGGCTCGTAATTGAAGCCGCGTGGCACGTACGACGAGGTATGACCGACGACACCGAGACCGAGGTCGAGACGGAGGCCGACGCCGAGGGGACCGAACAGGTCGTCGACCGGACGGACGAGGAGGTCGTGGTCGACCTCGACTCCGCGACCGCCCACGAGGAACGCGTCGACCAGTTACAGGAGACCGTCGAGGACCAGCAGGAACGCATCGAGGAACTGGAGGACCTCCTGCTCGATCTGTCGGTGCGTGCCGCCGACGACCGGGGGATGGGCGTCTGCCCCGAGTGTCACGGCCCGGTCGAGAAGGTCCGTCGCTGGTTCGGGCCGACGACCATCGAGTGTCGGCGGTGCGGGAAGTCGTTCCACGAGTACTGACGCCACTCCCGGGACTCGCCGGCCCCGGGCGGACCCGCGGTCGGTGCGGGCGGCAACCAAACTGTGTTGGTACACTTTTGAGGCAGGGGGAGTGTGTAGTCCGAACCAAGGGGCCCACCCGGCCCGATACAGATGACCGACCTGGAATCCATCCGCCGGAGCAAGGCCGTCCAGCGCCACACGGGGCTGACCTTCCACCTCGCGACGCGGCTGTTGCCGGAGCGCGTCCGTCACCCGACGTACGTCCTGTACGCGTTCTTCCGGACCGCCGACGAGGTGGTCGACGCGCCCGATCCGGGCCCGCCGGCCGAACAGCGCCACGAACTCGAACGCATGCGGGCGGCCGCCCTCGGCGAGCGCGAGACGGACGACCCGGTGTTGGCGGCCGTCGCGGACCTCCGGGCGCGTCACGGTATCGCTCGCGAAGAGATCGACACGTTCGTCGACTCGATGCTGATGGACGTCGAGAAGGCCCGCTACGGGACCTTCGCGGAACTCGAGACGTATCTCCGTGGGTCGTCGGTCGCGGTCGGGCACATGATGCTCGACGTGATGGATCCCGCCGAGGCCGAGCGGGCGCGCCCACACGCCGCCGCCCTCGGCGAGGCCTTCCAGCTCACGAACTTCCTCCGTGACGTCCGCGAGGACGTCCGCGAGTACGACCGGATCTACCTCCCCGAGGCGACGCTCCGCGCCCACGGGGCGTCCCACGCGGACGTCGAGGCGCTCGACCCGACCGACGGCGTCCGCGCGGCGATCCGTGCGGAGCTTCGCCGGACCGAACGGCGCTACCACCGCGGCGTCGACGGCATTCGGTATCTCCCCCCGGACTGTCAGTTCCCGGTGCTGGCGGCCGCGGTGATGTACGCGGACCAACACCGCCTCGTCCGCGAGCGGGGGTGCGACGTGCTCTCGGCCCGGCCGACGTTGACGCTGCGGCGGCGGCTCTCGCTCGTCGCGCGGGCGTGGGTCCGCTGGCAGTTCGAGAGCGACCCCCTCCGGGTGTTCTACCGCGTGAC is from Haloplanus salinarum and encodes:
- a CDS encoding phytoene/squalene synthase family protein, which codes for MTDLESIRRSKAVQRHTGLTFHLATRLLPERVRHPTYVLYAFFRTADEVVDAPDPGPPAEQRHELERMRAAALGERETDDPVLAAVADLRARHGIAREEIDTFVDSMLMDVEKARYGTFAELETYLRGSSVAVGHMMLDVMDPAEAERARPHAAALGEAFQLTNFLRDVREDVREYDRIYLPEATLRAHGASHADVEALDPTDGVRAAIRAELRRTERRYHRGVDGIRYLPPDCQFPVLAAAVMYADQHRLVRERGCDVLSARPTLTLRRRLSLVARAWVRWQFESDPLRVFYRVTDLDPPADVDAGAVGRNAVPGPSRSDRPHRG